From the genome of Flavobacterium luteolum, one region includes:
- a CDS encoding DEAD/DEAH box helicase: MSQNTLEIQREEKKELYAYQKGDIDAIFDRLDNAPPKHHLLYQLPTGGGKTVIFSEIVRRYLSHNDKKVVVLTHRIELCKQTSKMLTGFGVTNKIINSKVKELPDQNDFSCFVAMVETLKNRINDEKLHLDNIGLVIIDEAHYNSFRKLLNSFKNAFILGVTATPLSSNIKLPMHQSYHELIVGDTIGSLIEKGFLAKATTYSYDVGLTSLKVGINGDYTVKSSDDLYTNTLMQEKLLHAYTERSLGKKTLIFNNGIHTSLYVYETFREAGYDIRHLDNTSSSEERKDILQWFKKTPDAILTSVGILTTGFDEPTVETIILNRATKSLTLYFQMIGRGSRKLPGKDEFTVIDLGNNAARFGLWSDPVNWQHIFKSPEFYLENLRDDHEIEMFFKYSMPPELRAKFSKTADVSFDVDEEHKLIIKQNLRSKVVLDKSLDQHAGMCVDNTETLQEAKMLAKELEDDIEDRIKRYSKCLSQCSKNYREWLVDDYKQRLTLLIGKKYREKIMNEPD; this comes from the coding sequence ATGTCTCAAAACACTTTAGAAATACAAAGAGAAGAGAAAAAAGAACTGTATGCATACCAAAAAGGCGATATTGACGCTATTTTTGACCGTTTAGACAATGCTCCTCCCAAGCATCATTTACTGTATCAGCTTCCGACAGGTGGAGGTAAAACAGTGATATTTTCTGAAATCGTTCGCCGCTATTTATCTCATAACGATAAAAAAGTGGTGGTTTTAACGCACCGTATCGAACTTTGCAAGCAAACCTCAAAAATGCTTACAGGTTTTGGTGTAACAAACAAAATAATCAATAGTAAAGTAAAAGAATTGCCAGATCAGAATGATTTTTCTTGTTTCGTGGCAATGGTTGAAACTTTAAAAAACCGTATTAATGATGAAAAACTTCATCTAGACAATATTGGTTTGGTGATTATTGATGAGGCACATTACAACTCGTTTAGAAAACTATTAAACTCATTTAAAAATGCTTTTATTCTTGGAGTAACAGCAACGCCTTTGAGTTCTAACATAAAATTACCAATGCACCAAAGTTACCACGAACTTATCGTTGGTGATACAATTGGTTCATTGATTGAGAAAGGCTTCTTAGCAAAAGCAACAACTTATAGCTATGATGTTGGTTTAACTTCGCTTAAAGTAGGTATTAATGGTGATTATACTGTAAAATCATCAGACGATTTGTATACCAATACTTTGATGCAGGAAAAACTGCTTCACGCATATACAGAACGTTCTTTAGGAAAGAAAACCTTGATTTTTAATAACGGTATTCATACTTCTTTATATGTATATGAAACGTTTAGAGAAGCAGGATATGATATTCGCCACTTAGACAACACAAGCAGTTCTGAAGAGCGTAAAGACATTCTGCAATGGTTTAAGAAGACTCCAGATGCAATTTTGACTTCTGTTGGAATCTTAACAACTGGTTTTGATGAACCAACTGTAGAAACGATTATCTTGAACAGAGCAACGAAATCTCTGACTCTGTATTTCCAGATGATTGGTCGTGGTTCTCGTAAATTGCCTGGAAAAGACGAATTTACAGTTATCGATTTAGGTAACAATGCCGCTCGTTTTGGTTTATGGAGCGATCCTGTAAACTGGCAGCATATTTTTAAATCGCCAGAGTTTTATTTGGAGAATCTTCGTGATGACCACGAAATCGAGATGTTCTTTAAATATAGCATGCCACCAGAATTGCGTGCAAAATTCAGTAAAACGGCCGATGTTAGTTTTGATGTTGACGAAGAACATAAATTAATCATCAAACAAAACCTTCGTTCTAAAGTAGTTTTAGATAAATCTCTAGATCAGCATGCAGGAATGTGTGTAGATAATACAGAAACGCTTCAGGAAGCAAAAATGCTGGCTAAAGAACTAGAAGATGATATCGAAGATCGTATTAAACGTTATTCTAAATGTTTGAGCCAATGCAGTAAAAACTACCGCGAATGGCTGGTTGACGATTACAAACAAAGATTAACTTTATTAATTGGTAAAAAGTATCGTGAAAAAATCATGAACGAACCAGATTGA
- a CDS encoding DUF6155 family protein — MSKRDLKKYLGELSKDQLEEQLIELYEKFAPVKVYYDFVFNPKEDKLLQEAKVKISHEYFPIKKPGAKWRPKAKMRRSVAQKLIKHFMMLGVDSYIVADIMLYNIEIAQTFSSQNLIKQELFYKSILNSFEQAVNFIVSNGIFNDFKLRINAIQNETSEQKWRNKYDFEAILEKIDY; from the coding sequence ATGAGTAAAAGAGATTTAAAAAAATATTTAGGCGAATTAAGCAAAGACCAATTAGAGGAACAATTGATCGAATTGTACGAGAAATTTGCTCCTGTAAAGGTGTATTACGACTTTGTTTTTAATCCGAAAGAAGATAAATTGCTTCAGGAGGCAAAGGTTAAAATCTCACACGAATATTTCCCAATTAAAAAACCGGGAGCAAAATGGCGTCCGAAAGCCAAAATGCGAAGATCGGTTGCTCAAAAACTCATAAAACATTTTATGATGCTTGGTGTAGATTCCTATATTGTAGCCGATATTATGCTTTACAATATCGAAATTGCGCAAACGTTTTCTTCTCAAAATTTAATCAAGCAGGAATTATTTTACAAAAGCATCTTAAATTCTTTTGAGCAAGCAGTCAATTTTATTGTTTCAAATGGAATTTTTAACGATTTTAAATTGCGAATTAACGCAATTCAGAACGAAACTTCGGAGCAAAAATGGAGAAATAAGTACGATTTTGAAGCAATTTTGGAAAAAATCGACTATTAA
- a CDS encoding DUF3817 domain-containing protein: protein MLKIFKVTAILEGISYLVLFANMLIIKNNNPELYHTLLRPLGMTHGVLFIGYILLAFLLKKSMNWDLKTFGIILVASLIPFGTFYIEKKYLETKANA from the coding sequence ATGCTCAAGATTTTCAAAGTTACTGCCATTTTAGAGGGAATCTCTTATTTAGTATTATTTGCTAATATGCTTATTATCAAAAACAATAATCCTGAACTTTACCATACATTATTACGTCCGTTAGGAATGACACATGGTGTTTTATTTATCGGATATATTCTTTTAGCTTTTTTATTGAAAAAATCAATGAATTGGGACTTAAAAACTTTCGGAATTATTTTGGTTGCCTCTCTTATTCCGTTTGGAACTTTTTATATCGAGAAAAAATATTTAGAAACTAAAGCAAATGCATAA
- a CDS encoding mechanosensitive ion channel family protein produces the protein MHKLLEKIFNFLYPVFRDWGMSRNVASYTSLIFNILILIALAYVIYYAAKFLLVTLTAVFAQRTKTKFDDYLIQNKTTRYTAYLIPFFFIYKAVPVILDKYEYWESIFGKIVGIYIVLLGLWIVRTVFNSLRDYLKQKPEYSDKPIDSFVQVIMIVLWIFGVAMIISTLFGIKKGELLTILGTLSAIIILIFRDTILGFVSSVQVAINDMVRIGDWITMDKFGADGDVIEINLTTVKVRNFDNTITTIPTYALSSDSFQNWRGMQKSDGRRIKRHVLIKSSTIRFLNDEDLHQLKKVQLITSYIDSRQAEIDKYNDLRGIDKTLSLNGRNITNLGLFRKYIMQYLNDHPGLNKNMHIMCRQLQSTAHGVPLEIYVFSSDKRWANYEYIMADIFDHVMASVRYFDLEIFELPSTLS, from the coding sequence ATGCATAAGCTTTTGGAGAAAATATTTAATTTTTTATATCCTGTTTTCAGAGACTGGGGAATGAGCCGTAATGTTGCGTCTTATACCAGTCTGATTTTTAATATTCTTATTCTAATAGCGCTGGCATATGTTATTTATTATGCTGCTAAATTTCTTTTGGTTACACTGACAGCCGTTTTTGCACAGCGTACCAAAACAAAGTTTGACGATTATTTAATTCAAAACAAAACAACAAGATATACCGCTTATTTAATTCCGTTTTTCTTTATTTATAAAGCAGTTCCAGTAATTCTCGACAAATATGAATATTGGGAATCGATTTTCGGGAAAATTGTCGGAATCTATATTGTATTGCTTGGATTGTGGATCGTTAGAACTGTTTTTAATTCGTTACGCGATTATTTAAAACAAAAGCCTGAATACAGCGACAAGCCAATTGACAGTTTTGTTCAGGTTATCATGATTGTGCTTTGGATTTTTGGAGTTGCGATGATTATTTCGACTTTATTTGGAATTAAAAAAGGCGAACTGTTAACCATTCTAGGAACACTTTCGGCAATTATTATCTTAATTTTTAGAGATACAATTCTTGGATTTGTTTCAAGTGTTCAGGTTGCGATAAACGATATGGTTCGTATTGGCGATTGGATTACAATGGATAAGTTTGGTGCCGATGGAGATGTTATCGAAATCAATTTGACAACAGTAAAAGTTCGAAACTTCGATAATACAATCACAACTATTCCAACATACGCTTTAAGTTCAGATTCGTTTCAGAACTGGCGCGGAATGCAGAAATCTGATGGAAGACGTATCAAAAGACATGTTTTAATAAAAAGCAGTACAATCCGTTTTTTGAATGATGAAGATTTGCATCAGCTAAAAAAAGTACAGTTGATAACTTCTTACATAGACAGCCGTCAAGCAGAAATCGATAAATACAATGATCTTAGAGGAATTGATAAAACGCTTTCGCTAAATGGCCGAAACATTACCAATTTAGGATTGTTTAGAAAATATATTATGCAATATTTAAATGACCATCCAGGATTGAATAAAAATATGCATATCATGTGCCGACAGCTACAATCTACCGCGCATGGAGTTCCGTTGGAAATTTATGTCTTTTCAAGTGACAAACGCTGGGCAAATTACGAATACATCATGGCCGATATTTTCGACCACGTAATGGCATCAGTTAGATATTTTGATCTTGAAATTTTTGAATTGCCTTCTACGTTAAGTTAG
- a CDS encoding glyoxalase, whose protein sequence is MEDRDTFLKEFRGETLGTVSAQSSADEIFQNQTIRPILKLQNDLFIAVFINYVNKNKPDFYSYSVEKKLQTIENSIQKDIKFRNSLKGIVMALFTVDEYNTYIQNSSDLNKRMMNLLIDRLKNQVQLFEVESDSK, encoded by the coding sequence ATGGAAGATAGAGACACTTTTTTAAAAGAATTCAGAGGCGAAACTTTAGGAACTGTAAGTGCTCAATCTTCAGCAGATGAGATCTTTCAAAACCAGACCATCAGGCCCATTTTAAAACTTCAAAATGACTTGTTCATTGCTGTTTTTATCAATTATGTAAACAAAAATAAACCCGATTTCTATTCTTACTCGGTTGAAAAGAAGCTTCAGACAATCGAAAATTCCATTCAAAAAGATATTAAATTTAGAAATTCATTAAAAGGAATTGTGATGGCGCTTTTTACAGTAGACGAATACAATACTTACATTCAAAATTCTTCTGATTTGAATAAGCGAATGATGAATTTACTTATTGACCGATTGAAAAATCAGGTTCAATTGTTTGAAGTGGAATCGGATTCTAAGTAA
- a CDS encoding Crp/Fnr family transcriptional regulator, translated as MFDQFRNKFSLTDEKWNEYIGYFNRIEVPAKTTLLEEGEVSKKLYIIEKGCIRVWFNNNGKDLTTQFFFENESVASIESFMKKLPSPTNIETIEPSVLWWIHKNDLDKILEEIKEIPALRDSLINKLFERTFDYMKYFVSFIKDSPVERYVNLIQQRPQIILRVPQHYIASYLGITTVHLSRLKSKLVNKNN; from the coding sequence ATGTTCGACCAATTCCGAAACAAATTCTCTTTAACTGATGAAAAATGGAACGAATACATCGGTTATTTCAATCGAATTGAAGTTCCTGCGAAAACTACCCTTTTAGAAGAAGGTGAAGTTTCAAAAAAACTTTATATCATAGAAAAAGGCTGTATTCGGGTTTGGTTTAACAATAACGGAAAAGATCTTACTACGCAATTCTTTTTTGAAAATGAGAGCGTTGCTTCTATCGAAAGTTTCATGAAGAAACTTCCGAGTCCGACAAATATAGAAACGATTGAGCCTTCGGTTTTGTGGTGGATTCATAAAAATGATTTGGATAAAATTCTCGAAGAAATCAAAGAAATACCAGCATTGAGGGATAGTCTCATTAATAAGCTTTTTGAGCGTACTTTTGATTATATGAAATATTTTGTTTCATTTATAAAAGATTCCCCTGTAGAGCGCTATGTTAATTTAATTCAACAAAGACCTCAAATCATATTGCGTGTTCCGCAACATTATATCGCTTCTTATTTAGGCATAACAACTGTACATTTAAGCAGATTAAAAAGCAAATTAGTAAATAAGAATAATTGA
- a CDS encoding quinone oxidoreductase family protein yields MKAAVVYKKGELPKYAEFEEPIASNENEVLVSVKAVAITNLDKGIASGDHYSSEKENQNGFVVGSDGIGVLENGTRVYARGISGTIAEKALVEKNRMVVLPNGIDDATAAAMPNAVAGSAMALRFRASIKSGETVLINGATGFTGQMAVQIAKHYGAKKIIVTGRNEKALESLLELGADEIVSLKKDDESILSQLKEIHKNTPIDIVIDYLWGHSAELIFSVLKGNGNFTHKTRYISVGSMSGDTIQLSAQILRSVDLQLSGSGLGSWTKEEVKLLFSEILPEMFLLASKNILKVNIETVHLSDIDRMWNAEVPDGKRLVVLV; encoded by the coding sequence ATGAAAGCAGCAGTAGTTTATAAAAAAGGCGAATTGCCTAAATATGCAGAATTTGAAGAGCCAATTGCATCAAATGAAAATGAAGTTTTGGTTTCGGTAAAAGCCGTAGCCATTACAAATCTGGATAAAGGAATTGCAAGCGGAGATCATTATTCTTCGGAAAAAGAAAATCAAAACGGATTTGTAGTTGGAAGCGACGGAATTGGAGTTCTAGAAAACGGAACGAGAGTTTACGCCCGCGGAATCTCAGGAACAATCGCAGAAAAAGCTTTAGTAGAGAAAAATCGAATGGTTGTTTTACCAAATGGAATTGATGATGCAACAGCCGCAGCGATGCCAAACGCAGTTGCAGGTTCGGCAATGGCACTTCGTTTTAGAGCTAGCATCAAATCAGGTGAAACGGTTTTGATAAATGGAGCAACTGGTTTTACGGGACAAATGGCGGTTCAAATTGCAAAACATTATGGAGCTAAAAAGATTATTGTTACAGGAAGAAATGAAAAAGCGCTTGAAAGCCTTTTAGAATTAGGCGCCGATGAAATTGTTTCTTTAAAAAAAGATGATGAATCTATTCTTTCTCAGTTAAAAGAAATCCATAAAAATACTCCGATAGATATTGTAATTGATTATTTATGGGGACATTCGGCAGAACTTATTTTTTCTGTTTTAAAAGGAAATGGAAATTTTACGCATAAAACGAGATATATTTCTGTTGGTTCTATGTCTGGAGATACCATTCAATTATCAGCTCAGATTTTGAGAAGCGTTGATCTTCAATTGTCTGGTTCAGGTTTGGGAAGCTGGACAAAAGAAGAAGTGAAATTGTTATTTTCTGAAATCCTTCCCGAAATGTTTCTTTTAGCATCTAAAAATATACTAAAAGTAAATATTGAAACCGTTCATTTATCAGATATTGACAGAATGTGGAATGCGGAAGTTCCTGACGGAAAACGTTTAGTGGTTCTTGTTTAG
- a CDS encoding alpha-ketoacid dehydrogenase subunit alpha/beta, protein MIFYRQNLTDAQLLDLYKKILKPRLIEEKMLILIRQGKVSKWFSGIGQEAIAVGVTAVLDQSEYVLPMHRNLGVFTTREIPLHRLFSQWQGKANGFTKGRDRSFHFGTQEYNIIGMISHLGPQLGIADGIALANKLQDNKKITAVFTGEGATSEGDFHEALNIAAVWKLPVMFVIENNGYGLSTPTNEQYACENLADKGIGYGIESWIIDGNNIIEIYNKLSQLKKEMQEDPRPVLLEFKTFRMRGHEEASGTKYVPQDLMDQWELRDPVTNFRKYLTENGILTAELDEQFHTEIKHEIDENWAIANAEPEIEPTYSGELSDVYKEYQYEEYSHNSDSENIRFIDAIRNSLEQSMWRHKNLVIMGQDIAEYGGAFKITEGFVDAFGKDRIRNTPICESAVISAAMGLSINGYKAIVEMQFADFVSTGFNPIVNLLAKSHYRWGEKADVVVRMPCGGGTQAGPFHSQTNEAWFTKTPGLKVVYPAFPYDAKGLLNTAINDPNPVLFFEHKLLYRSIYQDVPKDYYTIPLGKAALVKEGKSVTIIAFGATVHWALETLAQHPEIDADLIDLRTLQPLDTETIFASVKKTGKAIIYQEDTMFGGIASDISALIMENCFEYLDAPVKRVASLDSPIPFTKALEDQFLPRNRFEEVLLEILRY, encoded by the coding sequence ATGATCTTTTACCGCCAAAACCTGACTGACGCGCAATTATTAGATTTATACAAAAAAATATTAAAACCACGATTGATCGAAGAAAAGATGCTCATCTTGATTCGGCAAGGAAAAGTCTCTAAATGGTTTTCTGGAATAGGGCAAGAAGCTATTGCAGTTGGAGTTACGGCTGTTTTGGATCAATCTGAATATGTGCTTCCAATGCACCGAAATCTGGGTGTTTTTACCACACGAGAAATTCCGCTTCACCGTTTATTCTCGCAATGGCAAGGAAAAGCAAATGGTTTTACAAAAGGACGCGATAGAAGTTTCCATTTTGGAACCCAAGAATACAATATTATTGGAATGATTTCGCATTTGGGTCCACAGCTAGGAATTGCTGACGGAATTGCCCTTGCGAATAAACTTCAAGACAATAAAAAAATTACCGCTGTTTTTACTGGAGAAGGCGCAACAAGTGAAGGCGATTTTCACGAAGCGTTGAATATTGCTGCTGTTTGGAAACTACCTGTAATGTTTGTTATAGAAAACAATGGTTATGGACTTTCAACGCCAACTAACGAACAATACGCTTGCGAAAACTTGGCAGACAAAGGAATTGGTTACGGAATTGAAAGCTGGATTATTGACGGAAATAATATTATAGAAATTTACAATAAACTATCGCAACTAAAGAAAGAAATGCAGGAAGATCCGCGTCCTGTTTTATTGGAATTTAAAACTTTCAGAATGCGCGGGCACGAAGAGGCGAGCGGTACAAAATATGTTCCTCAAGATTTAATGGATCAATGGGAATTGAGAGATCCTGTTACGAATTTCAGGAAATATTTGACTGAAAACGGAATTCTAACCGCTGAATTAGACGAACAATTTCATACCGAAATAAAGCATGAAATTGATGAAAATTGGGCAATTGCGAATGCCGAACCAGAGATAGAACCAACTTATAGCGGAGAATTAAGTGATGTTTATAAAGAATATCAATATGAGGAATATAGCCATAATTCAGATTCAGAAAATATTCGTTTTATAGACGCTATTAGAAATAGTTTAGAGCAGTCCATGTGGCGCCATAAAAACCTTGTAATTATGGGGCAAGATATCGCTGAATATGGTGGAGCATTTAAAATCACAGAAGGTTTTGTCGATGCTTTTGGAAAAGACCGAATACGCAATACACCAATATGCGAAAGCGCTGTAATTTCTGCAGCAATGGGACTTTCTATAAACGGCTATAAAGCGATTGTAGAAATGCAATTTGCTGATTTCGTTTCAACTGGATTTAATCCGATTGTGAACCTTTTGGCTAAATCTCATTATCGCTGGGGCGAAAAAGCCGATGTTGTCGTTCGTATGCCTTGTGGCGGAGGAACTCAGGCTGGACCTTTTCACTCGCAAACCAATGAGGCTTGGTTTACAAAAACTCCAGGTTTAAAAGTAGTTTATCCAGCATTTCCATACGATGCAAAAGGACTTTTAAATACTGCAATTAACGACCCAAATCCTGTTTTATTCTTCGAACATAAATTATTATACCGCAGTATTTATCAAGATGTTCCTAAAGACTATTATACCATTCCTTTAGGTAAAGCCGCTTTGGTTAAAGAAGGAAAATCAGTAACCATTATCGCATTTGGTGCTACTGTTCATTGGGCTTTAGAAACTTTAGCGCAACATCCAGAAATTGATGCCGATTTAATTGACTTAAGAACTCTACAGCCTTTAGACACCGAAACTATTTTTGCTTCGGTTAAGAAAACAGGAAAAGCCATAATCTACCAAGAAGACACCATGTTTGGCGGAATCGCAAGTGATATTTCGGCTTTAATTATGGAAAATTGCTTCGAATATCTAGATGCTCCTGTAAAACGTGTAGCGAGTTTAGATTCACCAATTCCTTTTACTAAAGCACTAGAAGATCAGTTTTTACCAAGAAATAGATTTGAGGAAGTTTTACTTGAGATCCTAAGATACTAA
- a CDS encoding isopenicillin N synthase family dioxygenase — protein MQNIPSVDLRDFLSDDPKRKQKFVNEIGSAFENIGFVALKGHFLDDQLVDELYGEIRNFFALPIETKHKYEIPGIGGQRGYVSFGKEHAKGRKEGDLKEFWHFGQYVDASSRWASEYPDNVEVTELPHFNVVGKEAYQKLEKTGVYVLRALALHLGLDEFYFDNYAKEGNSILRPIHYPPITSEPENAIRAAAHGDINLITLLMGAQGRGLQVQNHDGEWIDAIAEDDELVINVGDMLSRHTNNKLKSTIHQVVNPPRELWGTSRYSIPFFMHPVSDMRLDCLENCIDEKNPKKYEDISAGEFLHERLVELGLIKK, from the coding sequence ATGCAAAACATTCCTAGTGTAGACTTACGTGATTTCCTTTCGGACGACCCGAAACGTAAACAAAAATTTGTAAATGAAATCGGCAGTGCATTTGAAAACATTGGCTTCGTAGCCTTAAAAGGTCATTTTCTTGATGATCAGTTGGTAGACGAACTTTATGGCGAAATTAGAAACTTTTTCGCCTTGCCAATAGAAACTAAGCATAAATATGAAATTCCTGGAATTGGTGGACAAAGAGGGTATGTTTCTTTTGGAAAAGAACATGCTAAAGGCCGCAAAGAAGGAGATTTAAAAGAGTTTTGGCATTTTGGGCAGTACGTTGACGCATCTTCAAGATGGGCTTCTGAATACCCAGACAATGTTGAAGTTACCGAATTACCTCATTTTAATGTAGTTGGTAAAGAAGCTTATCAGAAATTGGAAAAAACAGGTGTTTATGTTTTAAGAGCTTTGGCTTTACATTTAGGACTTGATGAGTTTTATTTTGATAATTATGCAAAAGAAGGAAACTCAATTTTGAGACCAATTCACTACCCTCCTATTACTTCTGAACCAGAAAACGCGATTCGTGCAGCTGCTCATGGAGACATCAATTTAATTACTTTGTTGATGGGAGCTCAAGGAAGAGGATTACAAGTTCAAAATCATGATGGTGAATGGATCGATGCCATTGCAGAAGATGACGAATTGGTAATCAATGTGGGAGATATGTTATCTAGACATACCAACAATAAATTAAAATCTACAATTCACCAAGTGGTAAATCCGCCAAGAGAATTATGGGGAACTTCACGTTATTCTATTCCGTTTTTCATGCACCCAGTAAGCGATATGCGTTTGGATTGTCTTGAAAACTGTATTGATGAAAAAAATCCAAAGAAATACGAAGATATTTCGGCTGGAGAGTTTTTACACGAGCGTTTAGTAGAGTTAGGTTTAATTAAAAAATAA
- a CDS encoding translation initiation factor, which translates to MDFKDQLKNLFPDHVESNEPEQVEEQDHVLYVQKEPMICKFEKRKGKPTTIIEGYEGSDEDFKVLAKEIKTKLSVGGTFKDDSIIIQGDYRDKIMAILKEKGFKTKRVGG; encoded by the coding sequence ATGGACTTTAAAGATCAATTAAAAAATCTGTTTCCAGATCATGTAGAATCAAACGAACCCGAACAAGTTGAGGAACAGGATCATGTGCTTTACGTACAGAAGGAACCAATGATTTGTAAATTTGAAAAAAGAAAAGGAAAACCAACTACTATAATTGAAGGTTATGAAGGCTCAGACGAAGATTTTAAAGTTTTAGCCAAAGAAATTAAAACCAAATTAAGCGTTGGCGGAACTTTTAAAGACGATTCGATCATAATTCAAGGCGATTACCGCGACAAAATTATGGCAATCTTAAAAGAAAAAGGATTTAAAACCAAACGTGTAGGTGGATAA
- a CDS encoding nucleoside phosphorylase gives MIQSSELILNPDGSVYHLNLRPEHIAHDIIFVGDQNRVEKITQFFDSIEHSAQKREFKTQTGIYKGKRISVVSTGIGPDNIDIVLNELDALVNIDLKTRQPKEKLTSLNIIRIGTSGSLQEDIPVDSFVMSKFGLGLDNMLRSYLIDDVSITEMEDAFVAHTNWDSKKGKPYVTQCSEKLEKLIESDRIFKGITATAGGFYGPQGRVLRLNIQDEELNNKMDNFSFNGTKITNLEMETAAIYGLSALLGHNALSLNAIIANRASGTFSADPYKAVDELIAYTLNKLAGN, from the coding sequence ATGATTCAATCATCAGAATTAATACTAAACCCTGACGGAAGCGTTTATCACTTAAACCTTCGTCCGGAACATATAGCACACGACATTATTTTTGTCGGTGACCAAAACAGAGTAGAAAAAATCACTCAATTTTTCGATTCAATCGAACATTCTGCTCAAAAAAGAGAATTTAAAACTCAGACAGGAATTTATAAAGGCAAAAGAATTTCGGTAGTTTCTACAGGAATCGGACCTGATAATATTGATATTGTACTAAACGAATTAGATGCTTTGGTAAATATTGATTTAAAAACGCGTCAGCCAAAAGAAAAATTAACCTCTTTAAACATTATCAGAATTGGAACTTCGGGTTCTTTGCAGGAAGATATTCCGGTTGACAGTTTCGTAATGTCTAAATTTGGTTTAGGATTAGACAATATGCTTCGCTCCTATTTGATTGACGATGTTTCTATTACAGAAATGGAAGATGCATTTGTAGCGCATACAAATTGGGATTCAAAAAAAGGAAAACCTTATGTGACGCAATGTTCTGAAAAATTAGAAAAACTAATAGAATCAGATCGAATTTTCAAAGGAATCACGGCAACTGCTGGAGGATTTTATGGTCCACAAGGAAGAGTTTTGCGTCTAAATATTCAAGACGAAGAATTAAATAATAAAATGGATAATTTTAGTTTTAATGGAACTAAAATTACTAATTTAGAAATGGAAACAGCAGCAATTTACGGGCTTTCGGCTCTTTTGGGGCATAATGCTTTATCGTTAAATGCAATTATTGCCAATCGTGCTTCTGGAACTTTTAGCGCAGATCCGTACAAAGCTGTCGATGAATTGATTGCATATACACTGAATAAATTGGCAGGTAATTAA
- a CDS encoding DinB family protein, whose product MQNSILKFEQLLSENVNYIPTIQNEILEAKNPGKWSKKEILGHLVDSAIHNLVRITEINYSEKPYRHRPYNQMDLVNLNQYQKTDIKELTQLWFSINKQIVRIMKAVDEKALDYKIILSDESVIDLRFLMTDYVEHLEHHINQIRA is encoded by the coding sequence ATGCAAAATTCTATTCTTAAATTTGAACAGTTATTGAGCGAGAATGTCAATTATATTCCGACAATACAGAATGAAATTTTAGAAGCAAAAAATCCTGGCAAGTGGTCTAAAAAAGAGATTTTAGGTCATTTAGTGGATTCTGCAATTCATAATTTGGTACGCATTACAGAAATTAATTATTCGGAAAAACCATATCGTCATAGACCGTATAATCAGATGGATTTAGTAAATTTAAATCAGTATCAGAAAACAGATATTAAGGAGCTAACTCAGTTGTGGTTTTCGATAAACAAGCAGATTGTGAGAATCATGAAGGCTGTAGATGAGAAGGCTTTAGATTATAAAATCATTTTGAGCGATGAATCTGTAATTGATTTGAGGTTTTTAATGACCGATTATGTTGAACATTTAGAACATCATATTAATCAAATAAGAGCATAA
- a CDS encoding VOC family protein — MFLRVARHTNDLEKIENFYVDVLGFERLGGFEHHNNYNGVFIGKPGLDWHFEFTQSDIKAKHTFDEDDVMVLYPKTIADYDKLVHKLTQHNIAVIPSLNPFWNENGKMIQDPDGYRIVISPLKAVISEIE, encoded by the coding sequence ATGTTTTTGAGAGTAGCCAGACATACAAATGATCTAGAAAAAATTGAAAATTTTTATGTTGATGTGCTCGGATTTGAACGATTGGGCGGATTTGAACATCACAATAATTATAATGGTGTTTTTATCGGAAAACCTGGTTTAGACTGGCATTTTGAATTTACTCAATCTGATATTAAAGCCAAACATACTTTTGATGAAGACGATGTTATGGTGTTATATCCAAAAACTATTGCAGATTACGATAAATTAGTACATAAATTAACGCAGCACAATATTGCAGTTATTCCATCGCTGAACCCTTTTTGGAATGAAAACGGAAAGATGATTCAGGATCCAGATGGTTATAGAATCGTAATATCTCCTTTAAAAGCTGTAATTAGTGAAATTGAATAA